One genomic window of Denticeps clupeoides chromosome 14, fDenClu1.1, whole genome shotgun sequence includes the following:
- the LOC114763508 gene encoding epidermal retinol dehydrogenase 2, which produces MEGSNNRRQTRDFLQCLKEFLEFVIGAAFYFFEAFVRLFIPCPRKDVDGEVVLVTGAAHGIGKLIAKELGRHGATLVLWDINWEALDETARELRQSLDVRVYAYACDCSRRTEVYKVADLVKREVGDVSILVNNAGVVTGKYTFTEAPDNLVARTLSVNAAAHFWTYKAFLPAMMSRNHGHLVCVACHGGLFAMNGLADYCASKFAAVGFAESIALELLVLKKEGIKTTIVCPYLINTNMFGGCHTKWPSFLPIIDQNDAAKMIVDAILRNKMYVLLPPSLYVLMAMKSLMPAKLGIIFVNFFGGLDLMDRFRGVPVPVITYRKSLREDSTMEEA; this is translated from the exons ATGGAAGGCAGCAATAACCGCAGACAAACTCGTGACTTTCTTCAGTGTCTGAAGGAGTTTTTGGAATTCGTTATTGGGGCAGCCTTTTACTTCTTTGAAGCCTTCGTTCGACTCTTTATCCCGTGTCCTCGGAAGGATGTGGATGGCGAGGTAGTGTTGGTTACAGGAGCAGCCCATGGTATTGGCAAGCTCATAGCAAAGGAACTGGGCCGTCACGGCGCCACCTTGGTCCTCTGGGATATCAACTGGGAAGCCCTTGACGAGACAGCCAGGGAACTTCGTCAGAGTCTAGACGTCCGAGTCTATGCCTACGCATGTGACTGCAGCCGTCGGACGGAGGTCTACAAAGTCGCAGATCTG GTGAAGAGGGAGGTCGGGGATGTATCTATATTGGTTAATAATGCCGGAGTGGTGACgggaaaatacacattcaccgAAGCCCCTGACAATTTAGTTGCCCGGACACTGAGTGTGAACGCTGCAGCCCATTTCTGG ACATACAAAGCATTCCTCCCTGCTATGATGTCCCGAAACCATGGACATCTTGTATGCGTAGCATGCCATGGGGGTCTTTTTGCTATGAACGGATTAGCGG ACTACTGCGCCAGCAAATTTGCAGCTGTGGGCTTTGCTGAGTCTATTGCCTTGGAACTTCTTGTACTTAAGAAAGAGGGGATTAAAACCACCATAGTGTGCCCATACCTGATCAATACGAACATGTTTGGAGGATGTCATACAAA GTGGCCTTCTTTTCTGCCCATCATTGACCAGAATGATGCAGCCAAGATGATAGTCGATGCAATTTTGAGAAATAAGATGTATGTCCTTTTGCCACCCAGTTTGTATGTCCTGATGGCAATGAAGAG CCTCATGCCGGCCAAATTGGGAATCATCTTTGTCAACTTCTTTGGTGGGTTGGATCTGATGGATCGATTCAGGGGGGTTCCTGTGCCCGTGATCACTTACAGAAAGAGCCTGAGAGAGGACAGCACTATGGAAGAGGCGTAG